One segment of Toxoplasma gondii ME49 chromosome VI, whole genome shotgun sequence DNA contains the following:
- the ROP23 gene encoding rhoptry kinase family protein ROP23 (incomplete catalytic triad) (encoded by transcript TGME49_239600), producing MEKILWAASVFIAAQLDSSFTVHVYAKESTVLSELVESGTRLRPEEEGSFLTSPRSDEETLVQGAGPRGPEEKAQAAIDEAEVEPFATNSNTGTFSSFPPELHAFSPFGVIVREPKDMFFTVFSRLGGRVKERDFVGELIQRLARAVFPLFRRLHFWGESPGTQHAQQSGGGVEWGHKAVVRVLRIMRDRPVPPVYEDSRRRVMLKTGVGVLREHSPLVMNSLSGNRKVTITVKDYIPVAGWGLCVGVVHPESNQEFLLLNFVSLADAAWGKWFEWRLRKIAEPLQWLGLRNPSEAYSQDRLMLPLDLLEISNSSRYFVRAPFVVPNLFVLMPRPATSLSDLVSFMSTTKNIGQTLAVRLSLTLQTIRVVAGFNNRGFIDADIRPASFFVNAKGLVFLGIFTRTTIAKRGRRASGRRQFDVATAPELVFREKVFFRRDEKTNAWALGITLYYIWCNRFPFGILDGDSAPPPELFQPVPPEFGVCVHNMPDPVKVLVAELLDRQRRARPTANTAMQREIFRHLQDLLSASKLSALPRTVPVVALLKGIK from the coding sequence ATGGAAAAGATCCTGTGGGCGGCGTCCGTTTTCATCGCTGCCCAACTGGACAGCAGCTTCACAGTCCATGTTTACGCCAAAGAATCCACGGTACTGTCAGAACTCGTGGAATCTGGAACACGTTTGcgaccagaagaagaaggatcATTCCTGACATCTCCACGttcagacgaggagacatTGGTTCAAGGGGCAGGACCCAGAGgaccagaagaaaaggctcAGGCAGCGATTGATGAGGCAGAGGTAGAGCCGTTTGCAACAAACTCCAACACTGGGACATTTTCGTCATTTCCTCCGGAGCTCCATGCATTCAGCCCTTTCGGAGTCATTGTTCGAGAGCCGAAGGATATGTTTTTCACAGTGTTTTCAAGACTAGGAGGGAGGGTTAAAGAGAGGGACTTTGTGGGTGAGTTAATACAGCGTCTCGCCAGAGCGGTCTTTCCGCTATTTCGCCGCTTGCATTTCTGGGGAGAATCCCCTGGAACCCAACACGCCCAACAGTCTGGTGGTGGCGTAGAGTGGGGACACAAGGCTGTAGTTCGTGTACTAAGAATTATGAGGGACAGACCGGTGCCGCCAGTATACGAAGATTCCAGGCGTCGTGTAATGCTGAAGACAGGAGTGGGTGTCCTTCGAGAGCACTCTCCTTTGGTAATGAATTCCCTGTCTGGTAACAGAAAAGTCACTATCACTGTCAAGGACTACATTCCTGTCGCAGGGTGGGGACTCTGCGTGGGAGTGGTCCATCCAGAGTCAAACCAGGAGTTTCTTTTGCTCAACTTCGTTTCCTTAGCCGATGCAGCATGGGGAAAATGGTTCGAATGGAGGCTTCGCAAAATAGCGGAACCGCTTCAATGGCTAGGACTGAGGAACCCAAGCGAGGCGTATTCGCAAGACCGCTTAATGCTTCCTCTCGATCTGCTGGAAATTTCCAACTCCAGCCGCTACTTTGTGAGAGCGCCGTTCGTCGTCCCCAACCTGTTCGTCCTGATGCCAAGACCAGCGACATCTCTCAGTGACCTTGTTTCGTTTATGAGCACGACAAAAAATATCGGGCAGACACTTGCTGTTCGTCTCAGTCTGACCTTGCAAACCATTCGGGTGGTAGCAGGGTTCAATAACAGAGGATTCATTGATGCAGATATTCGTCCagcttcgtttttcgtcaACGCGAAAGGACTCGTCTTCCTTGGGATATTCACTCGCACGACGATAGCCAAGCGTGGACGTCGTGCATCTGGAAGGCGGCAGTTCGATGTCGCCACAGCTCCTGAACTGGTCTTCAGGGAGAAGGTGTTTTTTCGCCGAGACGAAAAAACCAATGCGTGGGCTCTAGGCATAACGCTGTACTATATCTGGTGCAACAGGTTTCCGTTTGGTATTTTGGATGGAGACTCGGCACCGCCTCCAGAGCTGTTCCAACCCGTCCCACCGGAGTTCGGCGTATGCGTACACAACATGCCTGACCCGGTTAAAGTTCTGGTCGCGGAGCTGCTCgatcgacagagacgagcaAGACCCACAGCAAATACAgccatgcagagagagattTTCCGACATCTCCAGGATCTCCTATCTGCATCAAAATTATCTGCCCTGCCACGCACGGTGCCAGTAGTTGCCCTGTTGAAAGGCATCAAGTAG